The DNA region CTGGGACGCCCTTCTCGCGGCGAAGTACGGCCGTGGTTCGACGGAGTACAAGGCCCTCATCGTGAAGCCGCTGGGGTCATGGGCTGCCACCTCGCCGCGCGGTGGCGGGACCATGGCGGTGACCCGCAGCGGCAACGTGTACACGGGCACGGGGAACGACGGCTGGACCAGTTCCGGAATCAAGTCGGGTGAGACGCAGGTCGTGACGGCCTGCACCTAGGCTGTCCGGCATGGTTCGCGATTCACGTCACGCAGCGTCGTTCGGCGAGAACGCCGGGGGCTACGACGCGCATCGTCCCTCGTATCCGCTCGAGACCGTGCGCTGGCTCGTCGGTCACGAGGCGCGCGCGACGGGCGCCCACAGCGGTGGACTCGACATCCTGGACCTGGGCGCAGGCACGGGCAAGCTCACCGAGCGGCTCGTCGAGTTCTCGGCATCCGTCACCGCCGTCGACCCGTCGTCGGAGATGCTCGAGATCCTGAGCGAGCGGATGCCGCAGGTGCGCACCCTCGTCGGCTCGGCCGAGGCGATCCCTGTGCCCGACGCCTCCGTCGACCTGGTGACGGTCGCCCAGGCGTGGCACTGGGTCGACCCCGAGGCCGCGTCGCAGGAGGTGCTGCGCGTGCTCCGGCCCGGCGGCCGACTGGCCCTCATCTGGAACACCCGTGACGATGCGATCCCCTGGGTGGACGCCCTGTCTGCCGCCATGCACCGCGGACTGCACGAGGCGACCGCGTACCACCCGACTCTCGGAGCCGGGCTCGAGCTGGCCGCCAAGAGGGAGGAGCGCTGGACGTCTCGCACCACGCGCCAGGGGCTCCTCGACCTCGCGACCACGCGCAGCTACTACCTCACGGCGTCCCAGGCCGAGCGCTCGGCCATGCTCGAGCGCATCGAGCGCGTGCTCGACTCCCACCCCGAGACGCGGGCGCCCGAGATCCTGCTGCCGTACGTCACCGAGGCCTGGATCGCAGAACCGTGGGTGGCCGAGTGCTGATCCCCGGCGCCGAGCCGGGCCGACGAGTAGGATCACGACTGTGTATCTCATCGGTCTGACGGGCGGAATCGCCTCGGGGAAATCCACCATCGCGCGGCGCCTCGTGGAGCACGGTGCCGTGCACATCGACGCCGACCAACTGGCACGCAAGGTCGTCGAGCGCGGAACAGAGGGACTCGCCGAGGTGCGTGAGGCCTTCGGTGACGCGGTGCTCGCACCAGACGGCAGCCTCGATCGAGCTGCTCTCGGGGCACTCGTGTTCTCGGATGCCGCAGCTCTCGAGCGGTTGAACGGCATCATCCACCCACGGGTGCGCGCCCTCTCGGCGAAGTTGTTCGCCGCAGCGGAGGCCGCGAAGCCCAACGCCGTCGTGGTCTACGACGTGCCGTTGCTCGTCGAGGCGGAGGTCGATCATCCCTTCGACCTCATCGTCGTGGCCCACGCCACGAAGAAGACCAGGGCCCAGCGCCTCGTCGACCTCCGCGGCTTCTCCGAGGAGCACGCGCAGGCTCGCATCGACGCCCAGGCGTCTGACACCCAGCGACTGGCGATCGCCGACGTCGTGATCGACACCGACGGCACCATGGGCCACACCGTCAGCCAGACGGATGCTCTCTGGGCTCGCGTGCGCGAAGAGCTGGCCGCTCGGGGCTAGTCCGCTCCCGCTTCGGCCGGCGTTGTCCGCCGTGAGCGGAGCCCGCCCCGTCGAAGTGTCGGTGGGCGAACCTAGACTTGAAACCATGCAACCGACACGTTCCGTGCGCCCTTTCGAGGTCATCAGCGAGTACACGCCGAGTGGTGATCAGCCCACGGCGATCGCCGAACTTGCGGGCCGCATCAACGCGGGCGAGACCGACGTGGTGCTGCTCGGTGCCACCGGAACGGGCAAGTCGGCCACCACGGCCTGGCTCATCGAACAGGTGCAGCGCCCGACCCTGGTCCTCGCCCACAACAAGACCCTGGCGGCGCAGCTCGCGAACGAGTTCCGCGAGCTGATGCCTAACAACGCCGTCGAATACTTCGTCTCGTACTACGACTACTACCAGCCCGAGGCCTACGTCCCGCAGACCGACACCTTCATCGAGAAGGACTCCTCGGTCAATGCCGAGGTCGAGCGCCTGCGTCACTCCACCACCAACTCGCTGCTGAGCCGCCGCGACGTCATCGTGGTCTCGACGGTCTCCTGCATCTACGGCCTCGGAACGCCCGACGAGTACATGAACGCCATGATGGCGCTGCAGGTCGGGCAGCGGGTCGACCGGGACTGGCTCATCCGCAAGTTCGTGTCGATGCAGTACCAGCGCAACGATGTCGACTTCTCGCGCGGCAACTTCCGGGTGCGCGGCGACACCATCGAGATCATCCCGATGTACGAGGAGCTGGCGATCCGCATCGAGATGTTCGGTGACGAGATCGAGGCGCTCTACAGCCTGCATCCGCTCACCGGCGACATCGTGCGCAAGCTCGATGCCGTCGCCGTGTTCCCCGGCTCGCACTACGTGGCGTCGACCGACGTCATGCAGCGGGCCATCGGCACGATCCAGACCGAACTGCACGAGCGGCTCATCGAGCTCGAGCGGGAGGGCAAGCTGCTCGAAGCTCAGCGCCTGCGCATGCGCACGTCGTTCGACCTCGAGATGATGGAGCAGATCGGCTTCTGCTCCGGCATCGAGAACTACTCACGGCACATCGACGCCCGCGCGCCGGGCGAGGCTCCGCACTGCCTGCTCGACTACTTCCCCGACGACTTCCTGGTCGTCATCGACGAGTCCCACGTGACGGTGCCCCAGATCGGAGCCATGTACGAGGGCGACTCCTCCCGCAAGCGCACTCTCGTCGAGCACGGCTTCCGGCTGCCGAGCGCCCTCGACAACAGGCCGCTCAAGTGGAACGAGTTCAAGGAGCGCGTCGGCCAGACGGTGTACCTCTCGGCAACGCCCGGCCGCTACGAGATGGGCATCGCCGACGGTATCGTCGAGCAGATCATCCGTCCGACGGGTCTCGTCGATCCGCAGATCGTGGTGAAGCCCTCGAAGGGCCAGATCGACGACCTGCTCGAGGAGATCAGGCTGCGAGCGGCCAAGGACGAGCGCATCCTGGTCACGACGCTGACCAAGAAGATGGCCGAGGAGCTCACCGACTTCCTCACCGAAGCCGGCGTGCGGGTGCGGTACCTGCACTCGGATGTCGACACCCTGCGCCGCGTCGAACTCCTCACCGAGCTCCGGGCCGGCGTCTACGACGTGCTCGTAGGCATCAACCTGCTGCGTGAGGGTCTCGACCTCCCCGAGGTCTCCCTCGTGGCGATCCTGGATGCCGACAAGGAGGGCTTCCTCCGGTCGTCGACCTCCCTCATCCAGACGATCGGTCGTGCCGCCCGCAACGTCTCCGGCGAAGTGCACATGTACGCCGACGTGATGACCGACTCCATGACGAAGGCCATCGAGGAGACGACGCGTCGACGCGAACGACAGGTCGAGTACAACACCCTCAACGGCATCGACCCCACGCCGCTCCGCAAGCGCATCGCCGACATCACCGATGTGCTGCAGCGCGAGGAGGCCGACACCGCGGAGCTCCTGCGTGGACGCGACGCCCGCAAGAAGGCGCCGACGCCCAACCTCAGGCGTGAGGGGATCGCCGCCGCCGGCGCCAACCAGCTCGAGGACCTCATCGCCGACCTCAATTCGCAGATGCTCGAGGCTGCCGGGGAGCTCAAGTTCGAGCTCGCCGGGCGCCTGCGCGACGAGCTCTCCGATCTGAAGCGGGAGTTGCGGCAGATGGAGAAGGCCGGCCACATCTAGGCTCGCGTGGCGCGTAGTCGCGGTGGGCATCGTTGGTTGATTCCGTGGGTCGCGGTGGGGCCGGCTCCACCGAAGTCCCGCCCAAGGATGCCCGCCGAACCCCGGACTTCGGCGAAGCCGGCCCCACCGCTTGCTTCGCTCGCGAGTCGCTGAAGCGGACTTCGGCGGAGCCGGCCCCCACCGATTGCTCCGCTCGCGAGTGGGGACCGTAGTCCAGGCGATCAGGCTTGGAGCCTCGCGCGCAGCTGCTTCGCATCGACGTCGAGGCGGGCGAGGAGCATCGTCGCCGGATCCGAGTCCGGACGGTCGAGCAACGCGAGCACGAGGTGACGGAGTTCCATCCGACGGGCGCGCTCGACCACCGCGTACTCGAGCGTGCGCTTCATGACGACTTTCGCTCCCGCCGTGAAGCGCGGTCGCGGAGCGCCGACGGCGGGGGAGAGCGGCCCGTAGGCTGCGACGTCGACTCCGACCAGCGCCAGAGCTTCGCGGTCCGCCTGGTCGGCCGCCGCTTCAGCGTCGGCCGCCTCCACCCCGACGGCATCGACGATCGTGGCATCGCCGAGCGCCGCCATGAGCAGGTGCTCGGTGCCGAGACGCCGATCGCCGCGACGGCCCGCGATCTCGATCGAGCGCACGACGGCGTTCCTGGCCTCCACTGCGAACCGTTCAAACATGACGTTCCTCCTTCGCGTACTTCGCGTGCACCGACTGGCGGGTGATGCCGAGCGCGTCCCCGATCTGCTCCCACGACCACCCGGCAGCACGTGCCGCTGCCACATGGGTCGCCTCGACGCGCGACGCAAGCCGATGCAGCGCCTGCACCGCCAGCAGCCCGACCGCCGGGTCCATCTCCTCGTTCTTCGCTTCGGTTCCCATTCCGTCAGTCTGAACTGACAACGCATGGTTGTCAACTCAGACTGACAAAGGTCTTCTGCCGCACGCCAAGCGCGCCTTGGAGCAGGTGCCGTTCGCTGTGGGCACGTGCCACTCGGGGAAGAGTGTCAGTGGGGCCTCGTAGACTTTCAGGGTGTCTGTGTCAAAGGTCGAAAACCACTCCCAACTGAGCGTTCGCGGTGCCCGCGTGCACAATCTCCAGAACGTCGACCTCGACATTCCGCGTGATTCCCTCGTCGTCTTCACCGGGCTCTCGGGATCGGGCAAGTCATCCCTCGCGTTCGACACGATCTTCGCCGAGGGCCAGCGTCGCTACGTCGAATCGCTGTCGGCCTATGCCCGCCAGTTCCTCGGCCAGGTCGACCGTCCCGATGTCGACTTCATCGAGGGCCTCAGCCCCGCAGTCTCGATCGACCAGAAGTCGACGAACCGCAACCCGCGCTCGACCGTCGGCACGATCACCGAGATCTACGACTACATGCGCCTGCTCTGGGCACGCATCGGCGTGGCCCACTGTCCCATCTGCGGCGAGACGATCCAGCGCCAGACCGTGCAGCAGATCGCCGACCAGCTCATGGAGCTGGATGCCGGCATCCGCTACCAGGTCGTGAGCCCCGTCGTCTCGCAGAAGAAGGGCGAGTTCGTCGACCTGTTCAAGGAGCTGGCGGCATCCGGATACTCCCGTGCGATCGTCGACGGCGAGACCATCCAGCTAAGTGAGCCTCCGGTGCTGAAGAAGCAGGTCAAGCACGACATCTCGGTCGTCATCGACCGCCTCGTCGCCGGCCCCGAGATCCTCGGGCGACTCACCGACTCGCTCGAGACCGCACTGCGCCTCACCGACGGCCTCGTCAGCATCAACTATGTCGACGCGACGGGTCCCGACGCCTGGCAGAACTTCTCCGAGAAGCTGTCGTGCCCCAACAACCACCCGATCCAGCTCACCGAGATCGAGCCGCGCACGTTCTCGTTCAACGCTCCGTTCGGAGCCTGCCCCGAGTGCTCCGGCCTCGGCACCCGCATGTCGGTCGATGAGGACCTGCTGCTCGGAGACCATGAGCTCAGCATCGCCGAGGGCGTCATCCTGCCGTGGACCTCGCAGGGCAAGAGTCTCTACAACTACTACGAGAAGCTGCTCGAGGGTCTGTCCCGCGACCTGAAGTTCTCGCTCAAGACCCCGTGGAGCGAGCTGCCGGCGAATGCCCGCAACGCCGTGCTGCGCGGCGAGAACTTCGAGGTGCGCGTCAAGTGGCGCAACCGCTACGGCCGGGAGATGAGCTACACCTCGGGCTTCGAGGGTGTCGTGCCCTACATCGAACGCCAGTACCTGCAGGCCGAGACCGACGTGCAGCGTGCGCGTTGGTCGGAGTACCTGCGCGAGGTGCCGTGCCCGGTCTGCGACGGCAAGCGGCTGAAGCCCGAGGTGCTCTCGGTGCTCATCCACGGGTCGAGCATCGCGGATGTCGCCGAGCTCAGCCTCACCGACGCCCGCGGCTTCATGGACCAGATGGTGCTCACCGACCGCGAGCAGACCATCGCTGCGCAGGTGCTCCGCGAGATCAAGGTGCGCCTCGACTTCCTCATCAGGGTCGGCCTCACCTACCTCAACCTCTCCCGCGCCGCAGCCACCCTCTCCGGCGGTGAGGCGCAGCGCATCCGTCTGGCCACCCAGATCGGTTCCGGGCTCACCGGTGTGCTCTACGTGCTCGACGAGCCCAGCATCGGCCTGCACCAGCGGGACAACCGCCGACTCATCGAGACGCTCCTCGCGCTCCGCGACCTCGGAAACACCCTCATCGTCGTCGAGCACGACGAGGACACCATCCGCACGGCGGACTGGATCGTCGACATCGGCCCCGGCGCTGGTGTGAACGGCGGCAAGGTGGTGCACTCGGGGTCGTACGACGACCTGCTCGCGAACCACCGCTCGCTCACGGGTGACTACCTGTCCCGGCGCAAGGAGATCATCACGCCGCACACCCGGCGAAAGATCGACAAGGACCGCATGATCAGCGTGGTGGGCGCCGAGGTGAACAACCTGCGCAAGGTCACGGTCGACTTCCCGCTCGGCACCTTCACTGCCGTCACCGGCGTGAGCGGTTCCGGCAAGTCGTCGCTGGTCAACGATGTGCTCTATCGCGTGCTGGCGAACAAGCTCAACGGAGCCCGAAAGCTTCCTGGCAAGCACACCCGCGTGACCGGACTCGACCACCTCGACAAGGTGGTCCATGTCGACCAGGCACCGATCGGCCGTACTCCGCGATCGAACCCCGCCACCTACACCGGAGTGTTCGACCGCATCCGCAACCTGTTCGCCGAGACGAATGAGGCCAAGGCCCGCGGATACCTTCCCGGGCGGTTCAGCTTCAACGTCAAGGGCGGACGCTGCGAGGCGTGCTCCGGCGACGGAACCATCAAGATCGAGATGAACTTCCTGCCCGACGTCTACGTCGCGTGCGAGGTCTGCGGCGGCTCGCGCTACAACCGCGAGACCCTGCAGGTGCACTACAAGGGCAAGAACATCTCCGAGGTGCTCGAGATGCCGATCAGCGAGGCTGCCGAGTTCTTCGAGCCGATCAGCGCGATCCACCGGTACCTCAAGACCCTCGTCGACGTCGGCCTGGGTTACGTCACGCTGGGCCAGAGTGCCACGACGCTCTCGGGCGGTGAGGCGCAGCGGGTGAAGCTGGCGACGGAGCTCCAGCGCCGCTCCAACGGTCGCAGCGTCTACGTTCTCGACGAGCCGACCACCGGCCTGCACTTCGAGGACGTGCGGAAGCTGCTCATCGTCCTCAACGGGCTCGTCGACAAGGGCAACACCGTGATCGTCATCGAGCACAACCTCGACGTCATCAAGTCGAGCGACTGGGTCATCGACATCGGTCCGGAGGGTGGATCCGGCGGAGGCCAGATCATCGCGACGGGCACGCCTGAGGCCGTCTCGCGCAGCAAGAAGAGCCACACCGGCCAGTTCCTGCGCGAGGTCCTCGAAGCTGATGCGGAGAACCACGGCGTCATCGCCCGAGTCGCGGGCTGAGGCCCATGGCGAACGTCCTGTCCTACCGACCGAAGGCGGGGGAGATCCCCACCCAGCCCGGGGTCTACCGGTTCCGCGACGCCACGGGCCGGGTGCTCTACGTCGGCAAGGCGAAGAACCTCCGCGCTCGGCTCAGCAACTACTTCGCGCCCCTGCACACCCTGCACGAGCGCACCCGGCGCATGGTGACCACCGCTGCCGGTGTCGAGTGGACCGTCGTCGGAAACGAGGTGGAGGCGCTCCAGCTCGAGTTCACCTGGATCAAGGAGTTCGACCCTCCGTTCAACGTCATGTTCAAGGACGACAAGTCCTACCCCTACATGGCGGTGACCCTCGGGGATGAGGCCCCGCGGGTGCTGGTGACCCGCAACACCAAGATCCGCGGAGCACGCTACTTCGGGCCGTATCCGAAGAAGTGGGCCGTCGACGAGGTCATCGAGCTGATGATCAAGGCGTTCCCGATCCGCACCTGCAAGGACTCGGACTACAAGCGCGCCATGCAGTCCGGCAAGCCGTGCTTCGCCGGCCAGATCGGGCGCTGCTTCGGCCCGTGCTCCGGCAAGGTCACCGTCGAGGAGCATCGCGAGGCCGTCAAGCGATTCGTGTCCTTCATGGCCAACCAGGATCGCCGCATGGTCGCCGAGCTCACGCAGGAGATGAAGGCGGCATCCGAAGAGCAGAACTACGAACTCGCCGCCCGCCGTCGAGATCAGGTGGTGGCCCTCGAGGCCGTGCTCGAGAAGAGCGCCGTGGTGCTCCGCGACTCCGTCGACATCGACCTCTTCGGCATCGTGCACGACGAGTTGGCGGCGGCGGTCCAGCTCTT from Leifsonia sp. Root1293 includes:
- the coaE gene encoding dephospho-CoA kinase encodes the protein MYLIGLTGGIASGKSTIARRLVEHGAVHIDADQLARKVVERGTEGLAEVREAFGDAVLAPDGSLDRAALGALVFSDAAALERLNGIIHPRVRALSAKLFAAAEAAKPNAVVVYDVPLLVEAEVDHPFDLIVVAHATKKTRAQRLVDLRGFSEEHAQARIDAQASDTQRLAIADVVIDTDGTMGHTVSQTDALWARVREELAARG
- the uvrA gene encoding excinuclease ABC subunit UvrA, whose protein sequence is MSVSKVENHSQLSVRGARVHNLQNVDLDIPRDSLVVFTGLSGSGKSSLAFDTIFAEGQRRYVESLSAYARQFLGQVDRPDVDFIEGLSPAVSIDQKSTNRNPRSTVGTITEIYDYMRLLWARIGVAHCPICGETIQRQTVQQIADQLMELDAGIRYQVVSPVVSQKKGEFVDLFKELAASGYSRAIVDGETIQLSEPPVLKKQVKHDISVVIDRLVAGPEILGRLTDSLETALRLTDGLVSINYVDATGPDAWQNFSEKLSCPNNHPIQLTEIEPRTFSFNAPFGACPECSGLGTRMSVDEDLLLGDHELSIAEGVILPWTSQGKSLYNYYEKLLEGLSRDLKFSLKTPWSELPANARNAVLRGENFEVRVKWRNRYGREMSYTSGFEGVVPYIERQYLQAETDVQRARWSEYLREVPCPVCDGKRLKPEVLSVLIHGSSIADVAELSLTDARGFMDQMVLTDREQTIAAQVLREIKVRLDFLIRVGLTYLNLSRAAATLSGGEAQRIRLATQIGSGLTGVLYVLDEPSIGLHQRDNRRLIETLLALRDLGNTLIVVEHDEDTIRTADWIVDIGPGAGVNGGKVVHSGSYDDLLANHRSLTGDYLSRRKEIITPHTRRKIDKDRMISVVGAEVNNLRKVTVDFPLGTFTAVTGVSGSGKSSLVNDVLYRVLANKLNGARKLPGKHTRVTGLDHLDKVVHVDQAPIGRTPRSNPATYTGVFDRIRNLFAETNEAKARGYLPGRFSFNVKGGRCEACSGDGTIKIEMNFLPDVYVACEVCGGSRYNRETLQVHYKGKNISEVLEMPISEAAEFFEPISAIHRYLKTLVDVGLGYVTLGQSATTLSGGEAQRVKLATELQRRSNGRSVYVLDEPTTGLHFEDVRKLLIVLNGLVDKGNTVIVIEHNLDVIKSSDWVIDIGPEGGSGGGQIIATGTPEAVSRSKKSHTGQFLREVLEADAENHGVIARVAG
- the uvrB gene encoding excinuclease ABC subunit UvrB produces the protein MQPTRSVRPFEVISEYTPSGDQPTAIAELAGRINAGETDVVLLGATGTGKSATTAWLIEQVQRPTLVLAHNKTLAAQLANEFRELMPNNAVEYFVSYYDYYQPEAYVPQTDTFIEKDSSVNAEVERLRHSTTNSLLSRRDVIVVSTVSCIYGLGTPDEYMNAMMALQVGQRVDRDWLIRKFVSMQYQRNDVDFSRGNFRVRGDTIEIIPMYEELAIRIEMFGDEIEALYSLHPLTGDIVRKLDAVAVFPGSHYVASTDVMQRAIGTIQTELHERLIELEREGKLLEAQRLRMRTSFDLEMMEQIGFCSGIENYSRHIDARAPGEAPHCLLDYFPDDFLVVIDESHVTVPQIGAMYEGDSSRKRTLVEHGFRLPSALDNRPLKWNEFKERVGQTVYLSATPGRYEMGIADGIVEQIIRPTGLVDPQIVVKPSKGQIDDLLEEIRLRAAKDERILVTTLTKKMAEELTDFLTEAGVRVRYLHSDVDTLRRVELLTELRAGVYDVLVGINLLREGLDLPEVSLVAILDADKEGFLRSSTSLIQTIGRAARNVSGEVHMYADVMTDSMTKAIEETTRRRERQVEYNTLNGIDPTPLRKRIADITDVLQREEADTAELLRGRDARKKAPTPNLRREGIAAAGANQLEDLIADLNSQMLEAAGELKFELAGRLRDELSDLKRELRQMEKAGHI
- a CDS encoding Clp protease N-terminal domain-containing protein; translated protein: MFERFAVEARNAVVRSIEIAGRRGDRRLGTEHLLMAALGDATIVDAVGVEAADAEAAADQADREALALVGVDVAAYGPLSPAVGAPRPRFTAGAKVVMKRTLEYAVVERARRMELRHLVLALLDRPDSDPATMLLARLDVDAKQLRARLQA
- a CDS encoding class I SAM-dependent methyltransferase is translated as MVRDSRHAASFGENAGGYDAHRPSYPLETVRWLVGHEARATGAHSGGLDILDLGAGTGKLTERLVEFSASVTAVDPSSEMLEILSERMPQVRTLVGSAEAIPVPDASVDLVTVAQAWHWVDPEAASQEVLRVLRPGGRLALIWNTRDDAIPWVDALSAAMHRGLHEATAYHPTLGAGLELAAKREERWTSRTTRQGLLDLATTRSYYLTASQAERSAMLERIERVLDSHPETRAPEILLPYVTEAWIAEPWVAEC